A single window of Bufo bufo chromosome 10, aBufBuf1.1, whole genome shotgun sequence DNA harbors:
- the FOXF1 gene encoding forkhead box protein F1: MTAEIQQPPAQTPAQSSPMSAAPEKHPGQTSVMESASCATKTKKTNAGIRRPEKPPYSYIALIVMAIQSSPTKRLTLSEIYQFLQSRFPFFRGSYQGWKNSVRHNLSLNECFIKLPKGLGRPGKGHYWTIDPASEFMFEEGSFRRRPRGFRRKCQALKPMYSMMNGLGFNHIPDTYSFQGSAGTISCPPNSLSLDPGLGMMNGHLPSNVDGMGLSGHPHLSANGGHSYMGSCTGSTGGDYPHHDSGSPLLGGGAVMEPHSVYSSPASAWAPTSTALSGGAPYIKQQPLSPCNSGNNPLSSSLSSHSLEQPYLHQNSHNTASDLQGVPRYHSQSPSMNDRKEFVFSFNAMASSMHGGAGSYYHHQQVSYQDIKPCVM, from the exons ATGACGGCAGAGATCCAGCAGCCCCCAGCCCAGACCCCTGCGCAGAGCAGCCCCATGTCAGCAGCTCCAGAGAAGCACCCCGGCCAGACATCTGTCATGGAATCAGCCTCCTGCGCCACCAAGACCAAGAAGACCAACGCTGGCATCAGGAGGCCGGAGAAGCCCCCCTACTCCTACATAGCCCTGATCGTCATGGCCATCCAGAGCTCGCCCACCAAGCGGCTGACCCTCAGTGAGATCTACCAGTTCCTCCAGAGCCGCTTCCCCTTCTTCAGGGGGTCCTACCAGGGTTGGAAAAACTCTGTCAGGCACAACCTGTCCCTCAATGAATGCTTCATCAAGCTGCCCAAAGGCCTGGGCAGACCTGGCAAAGGGCACTACTGGACCATTGACCCCGCCAGTGAGTTCATGTTCGAGGAGGGGTCCTTCAGAAGGAGGCCCAGGGGCTTCAGAAGAAAGTGCCAGGCTCTGAAGCCCATGTACAGCATGATGAATGGCCTGGGCTTCAACCACATTCCAGACACCTACAGCTTCCAGGGATCTGCTGGGACCATCTCCTGCCCACCCAACAGCCTGTCCCTGGACCCTGGCTTAGGGATGATGAATGGCCATCTGCCCAGTAACGTGGATGGAATGGGACTGAGTGGACACCCGCATCTGTCTGCCAATGGTGGCCATTCTTACATGGGCAGCTGTACAGGCTCCACTGGAGGTGACTACCCCCACCATGACTCTGGCTCTCCTCTCCTGGGAGGGGGAGCAGTAATGGAGCCTCATTCTGTGTACTCAAGTCCTGcctcagcctgggcaccaacctcTACTGCCCTCTCTGGAGGTGCCCCCTATATAAAGCAGCAGCCCCTGTCACCCTGCAACTCTGGCAACAACCCCCTGTCCTCCAGCCTGTCCTCACACTCCCTGGAGCAGCCATATCTGCACCAGAACAGCCACAACACAGCCTCAGACCTGCAAG GTGTCCCCCGGTACCACTCTCAGTCCCCCAGCATGAATGACAGGAAGGAGTTCGTCTTCTCCTTTAACGCCATGGCCTCCTCCATGCACGGGGGCGCCGGCTCCTACTACCACCACCAGCAGGTCAGCTACCAGGACATCAAGCCCTGCGTCATGTGA